In Dermacentor variabilis isolate Ectoservices chromosome 11, ASM5094787v1, whole genome shotgun sequence, one genomic interval encodes:
- the LOC142563158 gene encoding arylsulfatase B-like, producing MWDNMNPDQESSGKYATSLFTEKAIEVLKKRNQNRPIFLYLCYSAVHVGNTYSLLEAPDEDLLKHSHILNPKRRAYAAMVSALDDSIGEIMKALLFTNAIKDTILVVTTDNGAAAGGIDNSAGSNWPLRGTKGTLWEGGVRGVAFVWSTFIKRPHVAHQLMHITDWLPTLYAAAGGKVDDLGEIDGLNMWDTLIADNVSPRSEILLNIDPVWNMSALRYHGYKLVQGSLARGRYDGWYRPAEPGGQPVNMNRMRSQFFHSAARFNFKCSAARTIRAMGRAMPTQRPDELFVVCGHNNGTACQPMRQPCLFNIDSDPCERDNIAKEHPDIIDFLQLRMKQYKKKMVPPINQPATRKADPRNFNYTWAPFM from the exons ATGTGGGACAACATGAATCCAGACCAGGAGTCATCCGGTAAATATGCCACCAGTCTGTTCACCGAGAAGGCTATCGAAGTCCTCAAGAAAAGAAACCAGAACAGG CCCATCTTTCTGTACCTGTGCTACTCCGCTGTGCACGTGGGAAATACGTACTCTCTTCTAGAAGCTCCGGATGAAGATCTACTCAAGCACAGTCACATACTAAATCCGAAGCGAAGAGCGTATGCAG CGATGGTGTCGGCGCTAGACGACAGCATCGGCGAGATAATGAAGGCGCTGCTCTTCACCAACGCCATCAAAGACACCATCCTTGTGGTGACCACGGACAACGGAGCTGCTGCAGGAGGTATCGACAACAGTGCGGGCTCCAACTGGCCGCTTCGTGGCACGAAGGGCACACTTTGGGAAGGAGGCGTTCGAGGGGTGGCCTTCGTCTGGAGCACATTCATCAAACGACCTCATGTGGCCCACCAACTCATGCACATAACTGACTGGCTGCCCACTCTTTACGCCGCTGCAG GAGGTAAAGTGGACGACCTTGGTGAGATCGACGGCCTCAACATGTGGGACACGCTTATCGCGGACAACGTATCGCCACGAAGCGAGATTCTGCTCAATATCGACCCGGTGTGGAACATGTCGGCTCTCCGATACCATGGGTACAAGCTGGTCCAGGGCTCACTGGCCAGGGGGCGTTACGACGGGTGGTACCGGCCCGCGGAACCGGGAGGCCAACCAGTCAACATGAACCGAATGCG ATCTCAATTCTTCCACTCGGCTGCGCGGTTCAATTTCAAGTGCTCGGCCGCGCGTACCATCCGAGCAATGGGCCGCGCTATGCCAACACAGCGTCCTGACGAGCTATTCGTCGTGTGCGGCCACAACAATGGCACAGCATGCCAGCCCATGCGGCAGCCCTGCCTGTTCAACATTGACTCTGACCCGTGCGAGCGTGACAACATCGCCAAGGAGCACCCAGAT ATTATAGATTTCCTGCAGTTGAGGATGAAGCAGTACAAAAAGAAGATGGTTCCTCCCATCAACCAGCCGGCCACAAGAAAGGCCGACCCTAGAAACTTCAATTATACATGGGCACCATTTATGTAA